The sequence acctgcatccaccattttctctgactgctcattccacatatgaacatagaacatagaaaatatctgtgaaaaagttgcccctcaggtcccttttaaatctttctcctctcactttaaaattatgccctctagttttgaattctagagagaagacctttgctattcaccttatcatgTCTGTCATGATTTAATAAGCCTTCATAAGatcaaccctcaacctcctacactgcagcgaaaaaagtcccagcttatccaatctATCCTTATAATTCAATCCCTCCAATCTCAGTAATACTTTgagtcttttctgcatcctctccaatttaataatatcctctctATGGCAGTGtgagcagaattgtacacaatattccaaaagtggccataccaatgtcttgtacaacctcaacatgacattcccAATTTCTACATTCAAtgatctgaacaatgaaggcaagcatgctaaacaccttcttaaccatcccgTGTGCctatgatgcaaatttcaaagaacaatatgagggtgatggtctagtggtattatcattggactgttaatccagagagcctGGTAATGTTTTGTGACCCACATTTGAATCCCCCCtatatggtgggatttgaattcaataaaaatctggaatttagagcctagtgatgaccatgaaccaTTGCCAATcgttagaaaaacccatctggttcactaatgccattttAGGAAGAAAActcccatccttccctggtctggcttacactccagacccacagcaatgtggttgattcttaactgctctctgggcaattgggaatgggtaataaatgttggcctagctggtgatgcccacatcctgtgaatgaataataaaagaaaacaaaagtgttcctgaactcctaggtctctctgtttgagaAGACAACTCAGGGCTCTACatgtcctgcccttgtttgttttaccaaagtgaaCCCTCAGCTCAtgggcccaactgatcaagatcactttgtaatcttaaaatatcttctttactgtccactataccaccagttTTATTATCATCTATAAACGTACTAACTGCacttcctaaattctcattcaaattgtttatataaaattagacccagcactgatccctgcagaacactggtgatcacaggccttcagtccaaaAAAACCTTCCAAAGTGATATTCTTCTTTGAAGCAAAAACACAAAACTCTTTTCAAAATGTTGTTGCCATTATAGCCTGCACTAACAATTGCCAGAAAGAAAAATGCTGCTCACCTGTGTCAAAATTTACGGCTTGTGCCATCTCAAGAGTTCCATGAAAGGCTCCAGTCCAAGACGAACCAGCAGCAGGGTCTGTCTTTGTGATTTCACCAGGTGTTGTGGTAATCCTAGCAGCTCTCACTGATGGTACCAATAATGACCCATAACGTGGGTCTAAATGTGGACTGTGATGGTGGGTGTGGGCATGTGGATGATGCATATGTGGGTAAACCTCATGAACAAGTGGATAGCTGGAACTCCCTTGTGATGACAATGTGTAAGGCCACGGCTCAACATTGGATGGGGGAGCACTGGCTTGGTGTAGTCCATGTCCTGGCCAAGCCATGGGATCTGGGGAATGAAACACGCTACCAGTTGCAGCAGAGATATCGGGGTGACTTGCACTCAGAGCTGGAGGTGCTGGGGCTTGGTAAGTGCTGCTCCAGAAAGAAGCAGGGAAATTGTTCTTCTGATTTGTAGGAAATGGCAGTCCTtctgaaaaggaaaaagaaaaataattaatatttacTTTGAATTATTATTTGTAAAATGCTACAATACATATAGACTAAATGCATACATTTACATAGTGACTGCAAATCGTTCCTGTATCAAATAACTATCTATATTACTGTGCAAGAGATAGCAAATTTAAAGGAACAGCTAATGTAATCGTacagtcatggagttgtacagcattggaacagaccctttggtctctcatccttcacaatagaaAGACGCAAAAGGTCTGTAGCATCTATAAAGAGGGAAAGTTGGGGTTTTTTTAGACCAAAATGAATTGAAGAGcaattctttattctgttcaaaaatgtgtgtgggtggggaagaAAAGTGGAACAGCAGGAAAGTTCAAGAAAAGGGCAGAGGTGGAGAGAGCTTAGAAATCAAAAGTGCTATGGACCAAAAAGCAGAATGAGTAGTAATGGTTGTGGTTTGTGAGCAAAGGATCGGTGTTAAAGGCAGAGTAAAAAGCAACTGTGACTACAACCGAAAATATGAACGCAAGATACGGGCATtgtagcgggggggggggggcggggggtcgGGGTGCAGCGGATATCAGGATGGGGAACAGAGTTCATGGTCGGAAGTTGTTGAGCTTCATGTCCAGTTCAGAGGCTGTGAAATGTCTAACCGGAAAATGAGACGTTGTTCCTTCAGTTTGCTTCGGGCTTCAACTGCAGCAGGTAGAGACCAGATCTGTTACCAGGGGAACAAAGTGGTGGATCTTGAAGCGACAGATGACCAGAAGGGTCAGGATTACCTTCACGATAATCAACTAAGCAAAAATGAAAAGGTGCGTTCGGAAAAAAAAACGCAAAGGCTATTTAATATGACTAGATTCTTTAAGAAAATAGAAATGAACATGAGTACTGTGCTGGTCCAGCCTTCTCTCAAGATCTCTGCAAGTGGATTACTTTAGCCAGCGAGAAATTAACCTTGAGGAAAATAGCATCTGAAAATTCACTGGAATATCTGGTGACAGAATCGTTTCCGAGCCCGATATCTTTATTTCCCCTAACGGTTTGGCAAACGCTTTTtaacctccccctctctgtagtGTGTGTATTTTAATTTGTGTGTTCTGAACCCAGTTTTCCCCATTTTTATTCACTGACATCTTGTTAAAATTGCAAATATTCCAGCAGACTCTCGTCACGTTACGACCCATTTAAAACCCAAACCGGTTGGATTTAGTGATGGAGAGCGGTGGGTGGACAGGAATTCACAGCAGCTGCAATGTTGGGAAAGAGGCTTCCTGGAGTAATCCGGGCAGTTCCAATGCAGCAAAGAGGTGGTGAAATA is a genomic window of Hemiscyllium ocellatum isolate sHemOce1 chromosome 12, sHemOce1.pat.X.cur, whole genome shotgun sequence containing:
- the vgll3 gene encoding transcription cofactor vestigial-like protein 3 isoform X3, which produces MQESTENNSQSKESEKDQAPEAEYISSRCVLLTYFQGDIGAVVDEHFSRALSNFPSDNRNSKPLASSSAAWKEGLPFPTNQKNNFPASFWSSTYQAPAPPALSASHPDISAATGSVFHSPDPMAWPGHGLHQASAPPSNVEPWPYTLSSQGSSSYPLVHEVYPHMHHPHAHTHHHSPHLDPRYGSLLVPSVRAARITTTPGEITKTDPAAGSSWTGAFHGTLEMAQAVNFDTALWYGGSLTG
- the vgll3 gene encoding transcription cofactor vestigial-like protein 3 isoform X2, which gives rise to MSCLDVRYHQSYGAHQYLPAAAAAAYTAACYRHHHSQQKLALYNKMQESTENNSQSKESEKDQAPEAEYISSRCVLLTYFQGDIGAVVDEHFSRALSNFPSDNRNSKPLASSSAAWKEGLPFPTNQKNNFPASFWSSTYQAPAPPALSASHPDISAATGSVFHSPDPMAWPGHGLHQASAPPSNVEPWPYTLSSQGSSSYPLVHEVYPHMHHPHAHTHHHSPHLDPRYGSLLVPSVRAARITTTPGEITKTDPAAGSSWTGAFHGTLEMAQAVNFDTALWYGGSLTG
- the vgll3 gene encoding transcription cofactor vestigial-like protein 3 isoform X1, translated to MSCLDVRYHQSYGAHQYLPAAAAAAYTAACYRHHHSQQQKLALYNKMQESTENNSQSKESEKDQAPEAEYISSRCVLLTYFQGDIGAVVDEHFSRALSNFPSDNRNSKPLASSSAAWKEGLPFPTNQKNNFPASFWSSTYQAPAPPALSASHPDISAATGSVFHSPDPMAWPGHGLHQASAPPSNVEPWPYTLSSQGSSSYPLVHEVYPHMHHPHAHTHHHSPHLDPRYGSLLVPSVRAARITTTPGEITKTDPAAGSSWTGAFHGTLEMAQAVNFDTALWYGGSLTG